Part of the Apium graveolens cultivar Ventura unplaced genomic scaffold, ASM990537v1 ctg5464, whole genome shotgun sequence genome is shown below.
TACAAGATTCTTAATATTTGAACAAAATCCATCTGCCAACTTCATTTTAAGAAATGATGAGCAAACTGTTTTTTTTTTCTGCATGCATTAAGTTCCATGATGCCAACGGtaccttttctttctttccaggAGTCTTAGGTCTCAGCTCCGTTCTTATTCCCATTTCAGCCATATCAAGACGAACATATTCCCTATCTTTTGTCTTCCCCGGAATATTTAGTAAAGTTCCAACAAGGGCTTCGCATATATTTTTCTTCGATGTGCATCACATCGAGAACATGCCTAACTGGCAAAATTCCCAATACTCAAGTTGGAAGAATATTGAAACCTTTTTCCAAACAGGTCTAGGTTCACCTTTCTTCCATCGTGGTTGCCGTTGTTTCTTTCCAAATACATGGGCCCTTAAATGCTGTACTCTTTGAAAACCTCTTCTCCGGTTAATGGAACAGGGGCGACCCCCTTCTCCACAGTGTTATCAAAAGCTGATTTCTGCCTTCTATAAGGATGATTACGGGGCAACCATCTTCGATGCCTCATAATCACCATCTTACGGTAATTAACCAACCTAGTAGCTTTCGTTTCATCAATACAAATAGTACACGCATTATACCCTTTAATAACATTTCCTGACAAGTTCCCTAAGGCAGGATAATCACTTATTGTCCATAATAAAATGCCCCTAAGCATGAAAGACTCTTTCTTATAAGTGTCGTACATTTGTTTCCCATGCCACAACTCTTGCAGATCTTCTATTAGTGGTTGAAGGAACACGTCGATATCATTTCCAGGCTCAGTCGGTCCAGATATTAACAAGCAGAGCATAATATACCTTCTCTTCATACAAAGCCATGGAGGAAGGTTATAAATTGATAGCAAAACAGGCCATCTTGAGTAATCAGTACGGTTTCCATGAAAAGGATTGAAACCATCGGAAGATAAAGCTAATCGAAGGTTCCTAGTCTCTGATGCAAAATCAGGCCATTTTTGGTCGACATCCTTCCATGTTATTGAATCAGCCGGATGCCTCATTTTACCATCCTTTTGTCGCTCGGTGTCATGCACGTCATGTCCTTTGCAATGTGAGGTGTATTGAATAAATTTCGTAATCTTGGTATCAGCGGGAAATACCATAGAACTTTAGCAGGGACCCCTTCAAGTTCATCTCCTTTTTTGTTCAATTTCCATCTAGAGGACCTTACATACGCGACAAGTAGTTTGTTCTTCATCTAAATCGCCACGGTATAAGAGACAATTATTCAGACATGCGTGTATCTTTTCATACCCCATTCCTAATGCACATATGGTTTTTTTTGCTTCATTGAAGGAAGAAGGGATGTTGTTGCCTTCTGGAAGTAAAGAGCCAAGTAATAACAGAATATCACTGAAGCATGAATCAGACATACCATGCTTCACTTTCAAGTTGTATAACTGGACCAGAGCTTTCATCTTAGTGTACCTCCCACATCCAGGATAAAGAGGTTGATGTTCACCTTTAACATGGTTACTGAAATCAGAAGTGTCGGTTTcgtcagaactttcatcagaagaCATATCATCGTCGTCGTCCTCGTCATGTTCACCCATTCTTGAGGTGCCTTGATTGATAGATTCCGAAGTGTCGGTTTCATTAGAACTTTCTACAGAATTATTCTCCCCGTGCCATATCCAACGTGTATAAGTTTGATCAATACCATTTTGAAAAAGATGGTTTTTAACTATCTGCGCTCTCCATGATTTAC
Proteins encoded:
- the LOC141702663 gene encoding uncharacterized protein LOC141702663; protein product: MVFPADTKITKFIQYTSHCKGHDVHDTERQKDGKMRHPADSITWKDVDQKWPDFASETRNLRLALSSDGFNPFHGNRTDYSRWPVLLSIYNLPPWLCMKRRYIMLCLLISGPTEPGNDIDVFLQPLIEDLQELWHGKQMYDTYKKESFMLRGILLWTISDYPALGNLSGNVIKGYNACTICIDETKATRLVNYRKMVIMRHRRWLPRNHPYRRQKSAFDNTVEKGVAPVPLTGEEKNICEALVGTLLNIPGKTKDREYVRLDMAEMGIRTELRPKTPGKKEKSELVETLCQLEKHFPPSFFDVMIHLSVHLVREVKLCGPIFLHWMYPFERYLKAFKGYVRNPAHPEGCIAEAYVAEEAVECLVNFEKSTVGVSQNAKYEQNARPLSGATLTKPSDEDLHLAHLCFLQNTTNIRPYFE